The following proteins are co-located in the Triticum aestivum cultivar Chinese Spring chromosome 1A, IWGSC CS RefSeq v2.1, whole genome shotgun sequence genome:
- the LOC123048753 gene encoding tubulin-folding cofactor D translates to MPAPPDQPAATSAGDASTDPTAAAVCDDVHDSKEVVLRRYFLQEWELVSAILRRIVAAGGVAEPADVHRIRSIMDKYQEEGQLLEPYLEDIISPLMSLVRSKIMELGAATDELLEIIKPLCIIIYTLVTVCGYKSVIKFFPHQVSDLELAVALLEKCHTMSSATALRQESTGEMETKCVVLLWLYILILIPFDISSVDTSIAATDHVSGSEVVPLVTRILDICKDYLSNSGPMRRMSGLLLARLLTRPDMLKAFSSFMEWAHKILLSVTDDFVDQFRSIGIVEALASIFKIGNRRVLHDANSGIWNDCSFVMKTNIAIRSPLLRKFLVKLAQRVALISLAPRTPSWRYQSISSSLGANLLSSTAASSSGSTRQVNIDQTDTCGLEEDMDVPEIVEEIIDLLLTGLRDSDTIVRWSAAKGVGRITARLTPALSEEVLSSILQLFSPGEGDGSWHGGCLALAELARRGLLLPSSFPDVIPVITKALHYDVRRGPHSIGSHVRDAAAYVCWAFGRAYTNLDMKAVLEQLAPDLLTVACYDREVNCRRAASAAFQENVGRQGTYPHGIDIVNTTDYFALASRSNSYLSVAVSVAQYKEYVYPFAEELLCNKITHWEKSLRELTAQALALLVQYDMDYFSGHALKKLIPCTLSSDLCTRHGATLAAGEIALKLHQLGFIFSTDMQRGLSGIVPAIEKARLYRGKGGEILRSAVSRFIACISMAAISLNEKTKRSLVETLNENLKHPNSQIQCAAVDALKHFIPTYLVSAGEKIANDVISKYVTLLDDPNVAARRGGALALGILPYEFLLLKWMPVMSKLCSSCTIEDKADDPDAEARVNSVRGLILVCETLTSNVDQSSDIGESVYAYIKVEVMPALFRALDDYAVDNRGDVGSWVREAAMDALERCTFILCKRDAVAVRTAPAAEDKSEPSDMDANAISTTCQLFDSSIAQGLVAGIAKQAVEKIDKIREIAVRTLHRILYNQEQFVPSIPYRKLLEEIIPNNSDLEWAVPTVSYPRLVKILQAGCYSKPVLSGLVISTGGLQESLRKASTSALVGYLQDSSINIDDEGKSREYLLSHDILWVLQRYQKCDRVITPTLKTIETLLSKQVFLNMEGHGDFYSELVNLLGPELKGSKDFTKLCAGLSILGYISSQLDGTGTRAFSQLLVFLGHRYPKIRKAAADQVYLVLLQNDSLISAEDMYKAQEVLAETCWEGDVEEARHKRSELNAMAGFGVATSQKSENRQGARAPDVRNAASTDENTSYSSLVEFSGY, encoded by the exons ATGCCTGCCCCGCCCGACCAGCCCGCAGCCACTAGCGCTGGGGATGCCTCGACTGATCCTACTGCCGCCGCTGTTTGCGACGACGTGCACGACTCCAAGGAGGTCGTCCTGCGGCGGTACTTCCTCCAGGAATGGGAGCTGGTCTCCGCCATCCTCCGCCGCATCGTCGCCGCTGGCGGCGTCGCGGAGCCCGCCGACGTCCACAGGATCCGCTCCATC ATGGACAAATATCAAGAAGAAGGTCAACTTCTCGAGCCATACCTAGAAGACATCATCTCACCACTTATGTCGTTGGTTCGATCAAAGATAATGGAACTTGGTGCTGCCACAGATGAGCTCCTTGAAATCATCAAGCCTCTGTGTATTATCATCTACACCCTGGTTACAGTCTGTGGGTATAAGAGCGTCATCAAGTTCTTCCCTCATCAGGTTTCAGATCTAGAGCTTGCGGTTGCTCTCCTTGAGAAGTGCCATACAATGAGCTCAGCGACGGCTCTTAGGCAAGAGAGCACAGGAGAAATGGAGACCAAGTGTGTCGTTCTGTTGTGGCTTTATATACTGATCTTAATTCCATTTGATATCTCCTCCGTTGACACGAGCATTGCTGCCACTGATCACGTGTCCGGGTCCGAGGTTGTTCCGCTTGTGACAAGGATATTGGACATCTGTAAGGATTATCTCTCCAACTCTGGTCCAATGAGAAGGATGTCCGGGTTGCTGCTTGCAAGGCTGTTGACTCGCCCAGACATGCTGAAGGCTTTCAGCAG TTTTATGGAATGGGCACACAAAATCTTGTTGTCTGTCACAGATGACTTTGTGGATCAATTTAGGTCCATTGGCATAGTGGAAGCTTTAGCATCAATATTTAAG ATTGGTAACAGGAGAGTGCTACATGATGCCAATTCTGGTATTTGGAACGACTGTTCATTTGTGATGAAGACTAATATTGCCATCAGAAGTCCCCTCCTTAGGAAATTTCTGGTCAAACTGGCACAGCGAGTTGCTCTCATTAGCTTGGCTCCCCGTACGCCATCATGGCGCTATCAG TCAATAAGTAGTTCACTGGGTGCAAACCTTTTAAGTTCTACTGCTGCGTCTTCAAGTGGATCAACCCGACAAGTGAACATTGATCAAACAGACACATGTGggttggaagaagatatggatgttCCAGAAATTGTGGAAGAGATAATCGACTTACTATTGACTGGCTTGAGGGATTCG GATACTATTGTGAGATGGTCTGCTGCCAAAGGTGTCGGTAGAATAACTGCACGTTTAACACCTgcactgtctgaagaagttctatCATCAATCTTGCAGCTTTTTTCTCCTGGTGAG GGTGATGGTTCCTGGCATGGAGGCTGCTTGGCTTTGGCTGAACTTGCTCGGAGGGGGCTGTTGCTGCCTTCTAGCTTTCCTGATGTTATTCCCGTTATAACGAAG GCTTTACACTATGATGTGCGTAGAGGTCCACATAGCATTGGTTCACACGTAAGAGATGCCGCAGCATACGTTTGTTGGGCGTTTGGTCGTGCCTATACTAACTTAGATATGAAGGCGGTCTTGGAACAACTTGCTCCCGACCTTCTAACGGTTGCTTGTTATGATCGAGAG GTTAATTGTAGAAGAGCTGCTTCTGCTGCCTTTCAAGAGAATGTTGGAAGACAGGGAACTTATCCGCATGGCATTGATATTGTGAATACAACAGACTACTTTGCACTAGCTTCACGATCAAACTCTTATCTGAGTGTCGCTGTTTCTGTTGCTCAGTATAAGGAGTATGTTTATCCCTTTGCAGAAGAGCTGCTGTGCAATAAAATAACTCACTGG GAGAAAAGCTTGAGAGAGTTGACGGCGCAGGCCCTTGCTTTGCTTGTGCAATATGATATGGATTACTTCTCTGGGCATGCCCTTAAAAAGTTAATTCCCTGCACTCTATCATCAGATCTGTGCACTCGACATGGGGCCACTTTAGCTGCTGGCGAAATTGCTTTGAAGTTGCATCAGCTTGGTTTCATTTTTTCCACAG ACATGCAGAGAGGTTTGTCAGGCATTGTCCCTGCAATTGAAAAGGCACGCCTTTATCGAGGTAAAGGAGGAGAGATTTTGCGCTCTGCTGTTTCTCGATTCATTGCATGTATTTCCATGGCTGCAATATCCTTGAATGAGAAGACGAAGAGAAGTTTAGTTGAAACCCTTAACGAGAATTTGAAGCATCCCAATTCTCAAATACAG TGTGCCGCTGTTGACGCTTTGAAGCATTTTATTCCAACATATCTGGTTTCTGCTGGTGAAAAGATTGCTAATGATGTCATTTCGAAGTATGTGACGCTTCTAGATGACCCGAATGTAGCTGCAAGACGAGGCGGGGCGCTGGCCCTTGGAATATTACCGTACGAGTTCTTGTTACTAAAATGGATGCCTGTCATGAGTAAGCTCTGTAGCTCATGCACAATAGAG GATAAGGCTGATGATCCTGACGCTGAAGCACGTGTGAATTCTGTTAGGGGGCTAATTCTGGTTTGCGAAACATTAACATCTAATGTTGATCAGAGCTCAGATATTGGAGAATCTGTATATGCATACATAAAAGTTGAGGTCATGCCAGCTTTATTCAGAGCACTTGATGATTATGCTGTAGATAACAGAGGAGATGTGGGTTCTTGGGTACGTGAAGCAGCAATGGATGCGCTAGAAAGATGCACGTTCATCCTCTGCAAGAGAGATGCTGTTGCAGTGAGAACAGCGCCAGCTGCTGAGGATAAGTCTGAGCCAAGCGACATGGATGCAAATGCAATTAGTACCACATGCCAACTATTTGATTCTTCTATTGCACAGGGTCTGGTCGCTGGCATTGCAAAGCAGGCAGTTGAGAAAATAGATAAGATAAGAGAAATAGCAGTCAGGACTCTGCACAGGATTCTGTACAACCAAGAACAGTTTGTCCCGTCTATACCTTACAGGAAGCTGTTGGAAGAAATTATTCCTAACAATTCTGATTTGGAGTGGGCA GTTCCTACAGTATCATATCCACGATTGGTGAAGATTCTTCAGGCTGGCTGTTACAGCAAGCCTGTGCTTTCAGGGCTTGTGATTTCTACCGGTGGGTTGCAGGAGTCTTTGAGGAAAGCTTCAACATCAGCTTTAGTAGGATACTTGCAAGATTCAAGTATTAATATAGATGATGAAGGGAAAAGTAGAGAGTATCTATTGAGTCATGACATTTTGTGGGTTCTCCAGCGTTACCAGAAGTGTGACCGTGTAATTACACCCACATTGAAG ACCATCGAGACTCTGCTCAGTAAACAGGTTTTCTTGAACATGGAG GGGCATGGCGACTTCTACAGTGAATTGGTAAATTTGCTAGGCCCTGAACTGAAGGGATCAAAGGACTTCACGAAGTTATGTGCAGGCCTCTCAATCCTGGGATATATTTCTTCACAATTGGACGGAACTGGCACCAGGGCATTCTCTCAACTTCTAGTGTTCCTAGGCCATAGATACCCCAAG ATCCGGAAGGCTGCGGCTGATCAGGTGTACCTTGTGCTGCTGCAAAATGACAGTCTGATCTCGGCGGAAGATATGTATAAAGCCCAGGAAGTGCTCGCGGAGACATGCTGGGAAGGAGACGTCGAGGAAGCGAGGCACAAGAGGTCTGAATTGAATGCGATGGCTGGTTTTGGCGTCGCCACTTCGCAGAAGTCCGAGAATAGACAGGGAGCAAGAGCTCCCGATGTTCGAAATGCTGCTTCAACTGATGAGAACACGTCGTATTCCTCACTGGTTGAATTCAGTGGGTACTAG
- the LOC123048765 gene encoding uncharacterized protein, whose protein sequence is MQQRRGRPSGTDGSDFSYRMVVDSRYQRVADGRSRLARLMLVQTLHQVAGGALLLLSLSKGTEINKFAVLSLAAGLLAILLGEFGRRRTVAVFLRLYTSLSSIAIAFSVTCIIRSDLFVKITKQNTAAITSYEMFDVVRVALGVLLQLVVIATTTRLLQNMSPPKRTS, encoded by the exons ATGCAGCAGCGGCGCGGCCGGCCGTCCGGCACGGATGGCTCCGACTTCTCCTACCGCATGGTCGTCGACTCCC GGTACCAGAGGGTCGCCGACGGCAGATCCCGCCTCGCCCGGCTCATGCTCGTGCAG ACACTGCACCAGGTCGCTGGGGGCGCGTTGCTGTTGCTGTCGCTGTCGAAGGGGACGGAGATAAACAAGTTCGCCGTGCTGTCCTTGGCCGCCGGGCTGCTGGCCATTCTGCTGGGGGAATTTG GGCGGAGGCGGACTGTGGCAGTGTTTCTTCGGTTGTACACAAGCTTGTCATCGATTGCTATTGCATTCTCTGTGACGTGCATTATTCGTTCAGACTTGTTCGTGAAG ATCACGAAGCAAAACACAGCAGCCATTACAAGCTATGAGATGTTCGATGTGGTCCGTGTTGCACTTG GTGTCCTGCTCCAATTGGTGGTCATCGCGACAACCACCAGACTCCTGCAAAACATGTCTCCTCCCAAGAGAACTTCATGA
- the LOC123048775 gene encoding methionine aminopeptidase 1A codes for MEKGASESSPLDCARCGKPASLQCPKCAQLKLPREAAAFCSQDCFKAAWASHKSVHTKVDALTSQLSQEGWKYCLKKGRTRTLELPRFDWTGPLRPFPISKMRLVPDGIEKPDWALDGILKIEPDSDLQKRVEIKTPEQIERMRETCRIAREVLDAGARIIKPGITTDEIDRVIHEETIARGGYPSPLNYHFFPKSCCTSVNEVICHGIPDARKLEDGDIVNIDVTVYYKGVHGDLNDTYFVGNVDEASKQLVRCTYECLEKAIAIVKPGVRFREVGEVISRHASMSGLSVVKSYCGHGIGELFHCAPNIPHYSRNKAVGIMKAGQTFTIEPMINTGLWRDCLWPDEWTAVTADGKRSAQFEHTLLVTETGVEVLTARLPSSPDVYPWLKPASANSK; via the exons ATGGAGAAGGGGGCGTCGGAGTCGTCGCCGCTCGACTGCGCTCGCTGCGGCAAGCCCGCGTCTCTCCA ATGCCCCAAGTGCGCTCAACTGAAGCTCCCCCGTGAAGCTGCTGCTTTCTG TTCGCAGGATTGTTTCAAGGCAGCAtgggcctctcacaagtctgttcACACAAAGGTAGATGCACTGACATCCCAGCTGTCTCAAGAAGGCTGGAAATATTGTTTGAAAAAAGGGCGGACCCGGACACTGGAGCTTCCTCGTTTTGATTGGACAGG TCCATTGAGACCATTTCCTATATCAAAGATGCGTTTGGTGCCAGACGGAATCGAGAAACCTGATTGGGCGCTTGAT GGAATCCTCAAGATCGAGCCGGACAGTGATTTGCAGAAAAGAGTAGAG ATCAAGACCCCTGAGCAAATTGAAAGGATGAGGGAAACATGCCGA ATTGCAAGAGAAGTTTTAGATGCAGGCGCTCGTATAATCAAGCCAGGAATTACAACAGATGAAATTGATAGAGTGATTCATGAGGAGACAATTGCCAGAG GTGGATACCCGTCCCCGTTGAATTACCATTTCTTCCCGAAGTCATGCTGCAC GTCAGTTAATGAAGTCATTTGCCATGGAATTCCAGATGCCAG AAAACTTGAAGATGGTGACATTGTAAACATTGACGTTACTGTATACTATAAAGGTGTTCATG GTGATTTGAATGATACATATTTTGTTGGAAATGTTGATGAAGCTTCGAAACAGCTTGTCCGTTGTACCTATGAGTGCTTGGAGAAAGCTATCGCAATAG TTAAACCTGGAGTTAGGTTTCGGGAAGTTGGAGAAGTCATAAGTAGACATGCATCGATGTCAGGTTTATCTGTG GTGAAATCTTATTGTGGTCATGGCATAGGAGAATTGTTCCACTGTGCCCCGAACATCCCTCATTATTCAA GAAACAAGGCTGTTGGTATCATGAAAGCTGGTCAGACATTTACAATTGAGCCAATGATTAACACAG GACTTTGGCGTGACTGTCTATGGCCTGACGAGTGGACTGCAGTGACTGCAGATGGTAAACGGAGTGCTCAATTTGAGCACACCCTTTTG GTGACGGAAACCGGAGTTGAAGTTTTGACAGCAAGGCTGCCCTCATCACCGGACGTCTACCCATGGTTGAAGCCGGCGTCAGCAAATAGCAAGTGA